One window of Lytechinus variegatus isolate NC3 chromosome 2, Lvar_3.0, whole genome shotgun sequence genomic DNA carries:
- the LOC121408937 gene encoding SRR1-like protein yields the protein MEDADGGFRVVSRKRGKKKKLNSSKEDVHFHPSNLSVTSDIDVPSLITKIRHCVNDLQISRFFNELKETWQTVQLENSNRLPQSEILVEHPIKECLIEDSYAQGRDHGSRSNVTQESSALLEHIDPSQSKSDEQIFARIEDEVEKTGQASSKMPDTSPYNAMDSRIPETETTQSGALLDDTVELTQEGHMDTVGVEKHGCLEIKPEEDLTEARFTEDRRVTQIVCYGLGNFSSCVTARFQLALLVLLNSLISPKSCYLYDPNFTDVEKEVLEKLGFSLINKNEEGKRKSSQPTLFFMPHCGKPLYNNLLWANWSLELSNIIILGNSFDNFSERFTDKLLKEEVPYIHKIIPFHREFPLRNSFQYTDIFNDMAFQVFPATILRTAPSTFWANRPEPSYDHIDSVEIITASTSR from the exons ATGGAGGACGCGGACGGTGGGTTTCGTGTTGTTTCcagaaagagaggaaagaagaagaaactaAATTCTTCCAAAGAGGACGTTCATTTTCATCCGTCCAATCTCTCAGTGACGAGCGATATTGATGTACCATCGCTGATTACGAAAATCCGACATTGTGT GAATGACCTCCAGATCAGCAGGtttttcaatgaattaaaaG AAACCTGGCAGACTGTTCAACTTGAAAATTCAAACAGATTACCTCAGAGTGAGATTTTggtggaacaccctatcaaagAATGCCTCATCGAAGACTCGTACGCACAGGGCAGAGATCATGGTTCACGAAGCAATGTCACTCAGGAAAGCAGTGCTCTGTTAGAACACATAGATCCAAGTCAAAGTAAATCAGATGAACAGATTTTTGCAAGAATTGAAGATGAAGTGGAGAAGACAGGGCAGGCATCTTCTAAAATGCCAGATACATCTCCATATAATGCAATGGATTCAAGAATCCCAGAGACTGAAACTACACAATCAGGTGCATTACTTGATGATACTGTGGAGCTGACACAAGAAGGGCATATGGACACAGTTGGAGTTGAAAAGCATGGATGTTTAGAGATCAAACCGGAAGAGGATTTGACTGAAGCAAGGTTTACAGAGGACAGGAGAGTGACGCAGATTGTTTGCTATGGTCTTGGTAACTTTTCATCATGTGTGACGGCCAGATTTCAGCTAGCGTTGCTGGTTCTTCTGAATTCATTG ATATCTCCAAAGAGTTGTTATTTATATGACCCAAACTTCACAGATGTGGAAAAGGAAGTCCTTGAAAAACTAGGATTCTCACTCATCAACAAAAATGAG gaaggaaaaagaaagtcCTCACAACCAACATTATTCTTCATGCCTCACTGTGGGAAGCCTCTCTATAATAATCTCCTGTGGGCAAACTGGAGTTTGGAGTTATCAAATATTATCATCCTTGGTAACAGCTTTGATAACTTCTcagaaag GTTTACGGACAAGCTGTTAAAAGAGGAAGTTCCCTATATTCATAAG ATTATTCCATTCCACCGTGAGTTTCCATTGAGAAACAGTTTCCAGTACACCGATATCTTCAATGACATGGCTTTCCAGGTCTTCCCTGCCACCATCCTACGAACAGCCCCCTCTACATTCTGGGCCAACAGACCTGAACCAAGTTATGATCATATAGACAGTGTGGAGATTATCACAGCATCGACATCTAGGTGA
- the LOC121408938 gene encoding phosphorylase b kinase gamma catalytic chain, skeletal muscle/heart isoform-like isoform X1 produces MMTIEGSIDNQDETDFGIEYDDAFSSKYIAKHILGRGVSSTVRLCCDRITNEEYAVKIIDITGQNHGGDNRAEAIQEEYRNEVSVLNKLIEGGHPNIINLIDFIESPTYFFLVFELCHSGELFDYLTAVITLSEKKTRAIMRSVISAVAYIHSHNVVHRDLKPENILLDADLKVKISDFGMAAELTEGVYLRELCGTPGYMAPEMLKCSMGLENISSYGQKIDLWACGVIMYTLLVGRPPFWHRKKMLMLRAIMEGRYRFGSPEWDDISDTPKDLISKLLVVDPKLRLSAEEALEHPFFQQTEVPTETTFNARRKFKAACLVVYGVVRLRHYLGQRIVSPHTIQENPYGIKAIRKALDGCAFNIYRHWVKKGQGQDRAALFANSPKMDIKNMTTSLSSSQQTTPTISRSSSLTGIIT; encoded by the exons ATGATGACTATAGAGGGCAGTATTGATAATCAGGACGAGACCGACTTTGGCATCGAGTATGACGACGCTTTCTCCAGCAAGTACATAGCCAAGCATATCCTGGGAAG gggAGTAAGCAGCACAGTTCGGCTCTGCTGTGACCGCATCACCAATGAGGAATATGCGGTTAAGATCATTGACATCACCGGCCAGAACCATGGGGGTGACAATCGAGCGGAGGCCATCCAGGAGGAGTATCGTAACGAGGTCTCGGTCTTGAATAAGCTGATTGAGGGAGGACATCCCAATATCA TTAACCTTATTGACTTTATTGAGTCTCCAACCTACTTCTTCCTAGTATTTGAACT ATGTCACTCAGGGGAATTATTTGACTATTTGACAGCTGTTATAACCCTGTCTGAGAAGAAGACTAG GGCTATTATGAGGAGTGTTATCAGTGCAGTAGCTTACATTCATAGTCATAACGTTGTACATAGAGATTTAAAG CCTGAAAACATCCTATTAGATGCTGATTTGAAGGTGAAAATTTCTGATTTTGGAATGGCAGCTGAACTCACAGAAGGAGTCTACCTCCGAG AACTATGTGGTACTCCAGGGTACATGGCTCCAGAAATGTTAAAGTGCAGTATGGGATTAGAGAACATCTCAAGCTACGGACAGAAGATTGATCTTTGGGCATGTGGGGTCATCATGTACACATT ACTTGTAGGTAGACCACCGTTCTGGCATCGGAAAAAGATGCTTATGTTACGAGCAATCATGGAAGGTAGATACCGCTTTGGTAGTCCAGAATGGGATGATATATCAGACACTCCTAAAGACCTT aTATCTAAGTTATTAGTAGTAGATCCTAAGTTAAGACTATCCGCTGAGGAAGCATTGGAACATCCCTTCTTCCAGCAAACAGAGGTGCCTACAGAAACAACATTCAATGCAAGAAGGAAGTTTAAG GCTGCATGTCTAGTAGTGTATGGTGTTGTCAGATTGCGTCACTACTTGGGTCAGCGTATTGTCTCACCGCACACTATCCAGGAAAACCCATATGGCATCAAAGCAATCCGCAAGGCCTTGGATGGTTGCGCCTTCAACATCTATCGCCATTGGGTCAAGAAGGGCCAGGGTCAGGACAGGGCAGCTCTCTTTGCAAACAGCCCTAAAATGGACATAAAGAACATGACCACTTCTCTAAGTAGTAGCCAGCAGACCACGCCTACTATAAGTAGATCTTCATCGTTGACTGGCATCATCACATGA
- the LOC121408938 gene encoding phosphorylase b kinase gamma catalytic chain, skeletal muscle/heart isoform-like isoform X2 produces the protein MEEAALLRREMLLSILHSSMPKYMYRRKKCQATVPKAADAMICYHLHKKYAEKEDHQNLVNLIDFIESPTYFFLVFELCHSGELFDYLTAVITLSEKKTRAIMRSVISAVAYIHSHNVVHRDLKPENILLDADLKVKISDFGMAAELTEGVYLRELCGTPGYMAPEMLKCSMGLENISSYGQKIDLWACGVIMYTLLVGRPPFWHRKKMLMLRAIMEGRYRFGSPEWDDISDTPKDLISKLLVVDPKLRLSAEEALEHPFFQQTEVPTETTFNARRKFKAACLVVYGVVRLRHYLGQRIVSPHTIQENPYGIKAIRKALDGCAFNIYRHWVKKGQGQDRAALFANSPKMDIKNMTTSLSSSQQTTPTISRSSSLTGIIT, from the exons ATGGAAGAAGCTGCTTTACTCAGGAGAGAAATGCTCCTTTCTATACTGCATTCGTCCAtgccaaagtacatgtacagaagaaaaaagTGCCAAGCAACTGTGCCAAAAGCAGCTGATGCAATGATATGCTATCATCTTCATAAGAAATATGCAGAAAAAGAAGATCATCAAAACTTag TTAACCTTATTGACTTTATTGAGTCTCCAACCTACTTCTTCCTAGTATTTGAACT ATGTCACTCAGGGGAATTATTTGACTATTTGACAGCTGTTATAACCCTGTCTGAGAAGAAGACTAG GGCTATTATGAGGAGTGTTATCAGTGCAGTAGCTTACATTCATAGTCATAACGTTGTACATAGAGATTTAAAG CCTGAAAACATCCTATTAGATGCTGATTTGAAGGTGAAAATTTCTGATTTTGGAATGGCAGCTGAACTCACAGAAGGAGTCTACCTCCGAG AACTATGTGGTACTCCAGGGTACATGGCTCCAGAAATGTTAAAGTGCAGTATGGGATTAGAGAACATCTCAAGCTACGGACAGAAGATTGATCTTTGGGCATGTGGGGTCATCATGTACACATT ACTTGTAGGTAGACCACCGTTCTGGCATCGGAAAAAGATGCTTATGTTACGAGCAATCATGGAAGGTAGATACCGCTTTGGTAGTCCAGAATGGGATGATATATCAGACACTCCTAAAGACCTT aTATCTAAGTTATTAGTAGTAGATCCTAAGTTAAGACTATCCGCTGAGGAAGCATTGGAACATCCCTTCTTCCAGCAAACAGAGGTGCCTACAGAAACAACATTCAATGCAAGAAGGAAGTTTAAG GCTGCATGTCTAGTAGTGTATGGTGTTGTCAGATTGCGTCACTACTTGGGTCAGCGTATTGTCTCACCGCACACTATCCAGGAAAACCCATATGGCATCAAAGCAATCCGCAAGGCCTTGGATGGTTGCGCCTTCAACATCTATCGCCATTGGGTCAAGAAGGGCCAGGGTCAGGACAGGGCAGCTCTCTTTGCAAACAGCCCTAAAATGGACATAAAGAACATGACCACTTCTCTAAGTAGTAGCCAGCAGACCACGCCTACTATAAGTAGATCTTCATCGTTGACTGGCATCATCACATGA